acTCAATgagaatttgtattttaattatGCCAGATATAAATTGGCAATAATACTCTGGTCCACCACTATCAGATGTAATTATTACTACAGAAAAGGTAGAAAAGAAAGTtcttaactctttgcccgccacgTACGCTATCCCCCCTGCGCCACATTAATTTTGGGGTGCCACATTCAGAGGGGGTTTGCGTGCACTGTCTTATATTCAACTCGCAATAACTTTTTACTGGTTTGtcgtattgaaaaaaattgtgtagcAAAGTTTTAGAGAAATGAATACTCTTGCCAATGGCATCATTTTTGCTATGtataaaatcatagattttgaGAATTTCAACTTTACATTCTGTTTCCAATTTTTCGTTTACGAGGGTATTTTATACCTCTTATATTCAATACTTCCTAATGAAGGTTAAATTTCTAAGTTAGTCCATTGAAAAGATGTGTTCTTTAGCTTTCATTACATACCAAATCCATGTCTTTATGGTCATTATGAGCTAAGCAGTTTAGGATTGAAATGGGGCATTCAAAGAGAGTAAACTGACAATGAACTAAACTCTTCTATTGAAATTGTCCCTGGCTTCTTCTCAATAGACTTCCCGTCCTGGGAGACTTCGCATCTATTGATACTTTGATCCCCTTATTGTTATAGGGAGGTGGTAttttgtatcattcttttattaCAAGGAAAGCAGTGCAAGCTATTGAAAGCTCATCGAAATATATCCTAAAGCAGTTAAAAAAACTAAATTTTACGCgaaaaatgtctatgtaaacaACGTCGGCGAAAGCTATAACACGAAAGCTAGATTCGTAAACAATGCAATACACGCGTCGCTATTGTATGTGTGTGCACACAATTACAATTAAATGCGTTCCGTATGCATTGTGCGAACTGTGACTTGAGTCGTCGTTGGCAGTCCGCTGTATGTGCCGCGAGTCGTccgtggcgggcaaagagttaaacTGAATGGAAGCAAATCTCCAGGTCCAGATGAAATGCATACAAGTCTGTTGAAGGAAACTGCTCGTTCCATTTCTGTTCCACTACAAATCATCTTTGAGAAGTCATTTGATGAAGGCATGCTTTATAGTGATTGGAAAGTCGGTAACATAACTCTGCTATACAAAAAGGGAAGTGGCCATGCGTTTTTATGTTGGGCCCACACAGCTTGTATCGTTACATTTGCGTGACAAGCATAGCACAGAAATGATTAATAGTATAAAACTTTAAATACATGTGCTACATGGGTATATTTGGTATCACATTAAAGGGATTGGGAATCTTTATACCAATtactttaaagaaaaagaaatgcctGAGGCtgagattgacctcggaaaatatgacgtatttccggcagttcgtgttgagtgtcatctgctgaacccagcactgcggctggtgttgacgatctacgtgcaatttccccattcaccaacaccaacccccagggattgggtaaaatcacgatttcaagttcggtgttggtgttggcaatctcaagctcgtgaacaggcggcgaacacgatgagatatccccgtaaaattagcttttacagttaagatgagtacaaatcatttgagctgtatatattttgatgaagaataatgttcactctttcgaattcttgaattaattaaaacattggtattctgtacgatgagaatttaatgcatttctctccgatttcattttcgtcgttgagacttctcgcgtgaagttgagatgatttagcagcgCAGAGGCAGGACGTCATGTGCTATCGATAACGCAATCGGTAtcattcctctgaacccagcttggtgttggagctcggttcagcggcctttttacgctctcaacaccaaacactgaacttgaaatcacccattgtctttttcatctttataaattatttaCCTAATATTTTGGATAATTCTGTGTATATTTTTGCCGACGATACCAAAATCATCGGTGATGTCAGTTCTGATGTTAAGCAAAAAAGACTCTTCAAGCCGATCTTACGCATGCTGTCGAATGGAGTGAAACCTGGCAACTCAAGTTTAATACTAAAAATGCAAGGTTCTACATATTGGAAAGAACAATTCAAGAAGTGTTTATTCTATGAATGGAGATGAATTAGAACCATGTCAGCAGGAGAAAAATCTCGGTGTTATGGATGAAGAGCTCAATTTTCACCAACATGTCTCAGCAGCTGTTTTGAAAGATAACCAAATACTTGGAATAATACACAGGACTTTTTCTCAAATAACCTCTGAAATATTACCAATTTTGTTTGTAACTCTGGTTCGACCTCATCTGGAATATGGGAACATTTTATGGCATGTGAGATTAAAAATGGATGCAGACAAAGTAGAGAAGGTGCAAAGGAGAGCTACTCGCATTAtgagggggtgtttcatgaaagttgtcagcactgactaaattgtcagtgctgactatTTCAGTTACATGTAAgtccttgcttttgattggccTAGAAGccctggcctctgactgttactatggtaactgttggagaAAGATgtcttgtcagtgctgacaactttcttgTAACGGTCTCCAGAGCTTACCGTATGAGCGACGTCTAGAGAGACGTCTAGAGAGACTAAACCTTAACTCACTGTTTTATAGAAGAGGAGATATGAATACTGTTTACAAACTGTTAAATGGAAAGTTTGGGATCTCGAGTGACACATTCTTCACACCAGCAATCCATTCAGCAATAGAGCGCACAAGTTCAAACCTTTCACACGACGATCTCGGTTGGAAGGAgtaaatttttttgtcaaagagTAATTTCTGACTGGAACATACTGCCTACAGAAGTAGTGGAAGCTAAATCAGTGGAAAGGTTTAAACATCTGTTGGATAAATTTTGGTGAGGGGAAAGAtttaaaacctccatttctCAACGCACGTAAAGTTTCACAAGTTTAAACTGTCTAGATAACCATCAATTACCAGAAGTAAAGACCGGAAAACCTACAGGAGAAGTCCTTCATTTCCGTACCTGATGTGATATCCTGAGTCTGGGCTGAGACTGAGACTCTGAGTAGGCTCTGTCTCTTTGGACTCCCTGGCTCTGCCTAgcctaatgcgtatgaaggtACGAAAAAActgttatttttatatgaaaaatgataGGTTTCTTACCAGATCGTGTAGATCCCTTGATCCATTCGTAAACACcacaaatacaataggcttgacccttCACCGCTTTTTTATGACGTAGCTTTGATAAGCATTGTTAcgaatgccgttttgaagaacaatttatagataaaaattattatttgacaaataataaaatttgaaacttaattataaataattattattgtaataaaaattcacaaaatatcaaccaaaattaCGAATACGAAATGAATGGCAATATTCCACAATACTGTAGACTAAATATGGTCATTATATTCTCTAGAAAGTGTATTGTTAGACCCATTGTCATTGCAATCCTAATAACTAGTTGAATGGAAACTGGTTCAGGAAGCCATTTCGGAGGAtagctttgctagcgttcccatctGATCAcccaaaggtggtttttaaacaCCATGTAAAGCGGTCTTTTCAATACAGGAACACTCTCATTGGGGTGACTTGTTTCGTGTAGCCATTctacacagtgtgtggagtagcgcaccAAACAAAATGTGCAAAGATATGTTGTGTGCTCACCTACCCTTAAACTAGTAAATGAGGCAAAGCGGTCGTGTAAACctcatcgcgaggtggttttccaaagtGGTTTGGAAGGCTTCCAGTGTTCCTTTAcacattaaactagtttccactaaactggtttttactaaactagttttaggactaATGAGAATGGGATCTTATTCCGTataaactcattttgaaatcgtcaCCACACCTGGCATTAATATCTTTAGGATTTCTTTACTCTGAGCATTTTCCTTTgcttatattttattattttatttaggaATGTTGAGATGAGCGAGACAAGCTGCAATGACGACCGCACCTGAGAGAAAGTACACTGCGCTACGGAAGAGGCTAGATCAGCTAGGCTACCGCCAGGCCTTGGGTATAGAGTCTGTGCCTCTTGTCGAGAAGCTGTTTAGTGACCTGATTCACACTACAGAAAGTCTAAAGAATGCCAAGTTACAGGtaacatattttctttatcagGAGAAACCATCAAgataaagatttgaattttCTGGGTCCTTTAGTAAGTTACACAGTCTGCAAAAGTTAGCAGTTGATTATGCAGTTGGTTTGCATGATAATGATTAACAAATACAATTCTTCATTaaaatcagggccccgtcttacaaagagttgcgattgatccaatcaatcgcaactatggatggccagtaACGTCAACATCTACTAAAAAGTactatgcatgtttgttcaaagtattatctagctatgatgtatattcatgcattcattgttttcttgaaagttcactgtgcttctctccggttacaaaggacattgtgcaaatttcctgtagaaaaaattatgacattgattgatttccatagagttacaattgaatggatcattcgtaactctttgtaagacaaggCCTTTATAGTTATAATACCCTGAAGACCCTCATTTTATAGTCTTTCAACTTAGATGTCCTGCTCCACAGATTTCCTTATTCTGAACTTGgctttaatttaaactctggtcctaactttttgttttaattgtgtCATAAATCTCAAAGAGTAGAATTCATTCTGTTCATTCATTACTGTTTTGAATAATAGCTCTCAtagtttttttcttcatttatgctgagaaaaaaaaatgattttagaaaCATACactgttattataattttagCATTTGGAGCTTCTCTCATAATTTTACAACTGACTTAGACCATGTCTAAGATATACTTGACTTCAAaacggaaaaaaaataaacgggGGCTCCGGGCAAATTTTCCCCAGAAGTGCTTTGAGGGCCCTGGAAAATTCCCATTTACTGCAatattaaagcttatccaatgttgtaTGGAGCTTAAACAGTCAATAGCTGAATATCCATGCACATGATGCATTTTTATCTATGCAGTAAGTGCACATCCAATTTCAAAAGATATATTTGACCTGTGGCATCTACATCCACAAAACCTTTGACATTCATTGATTTTAGGCAAACAAGAGTGTAAGAGAAAAGGGGAATTGGGAGGATCAGATTGAGCCATATCGCAGCGAGAACGCAAAGCTACACCGGGAGAATAATGAGCTACACTCACAACATATCCGGCTAAAAGATGAGTTTGATGCTAGATCCAAAGACCACAAGGTATCGTAGTTTGATCACacaattcaaaatattatagGAAATTAAGTTACAAGTAGCAGTCTTAATTAATTGGGAAGTCCCCCCATCCAgccaaaaagttgatttgaatgaaaatagtaAATCACTCGAGCACACTGCAGACATATTACTTTTCAACAGATTTGTTTGAATATGCTCATCTTGTTAGGTATGAAAAGGATGGAACTGATTGTACAGGCAGATTGTATCACCCACTCACGAATCATTTCAATTTCTTCgtttgattcctccctgaacataagGATTGTCATTCTTGAAACTGATTTTGATCAGATGAAGATCTTGCTTATTatcaaattgtataattcatatgATGTTGTATAGGTAGGCTTgattttgaatttatattttgatataaattcatattttgactTCTTTCCATTTTCAGAGCACGATAAGGAAACTTGAGCATGAGAATGCAGATCTGCGCTTTCTGAATTCACAGTATGTCCACAAAGTCCGAGCAATTGAGAAGGAATGCAAGGCAAAGAATGATCGTATAGGTGACCTCCAAGAGAAAAATTTCCATGCTGTGGTTCAAACTCCAGGTATTCTTTCATGTTGCTTGTGGCTTCAAAAATGGTTGACTCAATACTCTTGTCATACTTGGGTAATGTTATACACAGTAAAGTATTGGATATAAGGGCTGATTTTATGCttgattacatacatgtagagacCCAAATTgtgaaatgtttttcttttgcatttcaacatttttaataCCATATTTCAGTAGAGCATGGTGAAATACCTCCAAAATTGCAATTTGGTGGAAATCAGTGCATGGAGCTCCAGGATATGaactcatgaatacataattgcCCCTCTAAAATCAATGTATAATTGGCCTAGTTCTAAATGTCATACCATACCAGTCCAATAATGCGTACACTTTGTATGGGGCTGAATGATGGTCATATCTTGGGCCTCCATAGGGACCAGTTCCCACCTAATTTGGGTTGTGGGTGTTATTCATCATGTCCCACCAAATGGTATAAAAAATACAAGTTTGCTCAAAACAAATTCATAGACCCTTCGATGATCTTGAATCTGTACGAAAATCTCCACCTTCAGGAAATCGTAGGATAGGCAGGATATCATTGCCCTATGGTGATCGTAGACCTGATGTTAATAGGAAATTAAATACATGCATTACATGATAGTGGTGCAATCGGGAGAATAGAATTT
This is a stretch of genomic DNA from Lytechinus pictus isolate F3 Inbred unplaced genomic scaffold, Lp3.0 scaffold_19, whole genome shotgun sequence. It encodes these proteins:
- the LOC129260907 gene encoding centrosomal protein of 135 kDa-like — its product is MTTAPERKYTALRKRLDQLGYRQALGIESVPLVEKLFSDLIHTTESLKNAKLQANKSVREKGNWEDQIEPYRSENAKLHRENNELHSQHIRLKDEFDARSKDHKSTIRKLEHENADLRFLNSQYVHKVRAIEKECKAKNDRIGDLQEKNFHAVVQTPGGRKKNIPFRRQRMDIDCSVPPADFYPTTPSPGVDDPYVADLIHVADEKLDIMQREVDGMRDQHEADQRAIKSLRKQVSYILS